A genomic segment from Streptosporangium roseum DSM 43021 encodes:
- a CDS encoding type B 50S ribosomal protein L31: MKQGIHPDYRPVVFRDPSAGFAFLTRSTMFGDKTVEWEDGNVYPLVDVDVSSASHPFYTGRGRVIDTAGRVERFKQRYGKR, encoded by the coding sequence ATGAAGCAGGGCATCCACCCCGACTACCGCCCGGTCGTCTTCCGCGACCCGAGCGCGGGCTTCGCCTTCCTGACCCGCTCGACCATGTTCGGCGACAAGACCGTCGAATGGGAGGACGGCAACGTCTACCCGCTGGTCGACGTCGACGTCTCCTCCGCCAGCCACCCCTTCTACACCGGGCGCGGCAGGGTGATCGACACCGCCGGTCGCGTGGAGCGCTTCAAGCAGCGCTACGGGAAGCGCTGA
- a CDS encoding MFS transporter, which yields MTRRGPIVAGLMLSTALAAMDGTIVATAVPAIVRDLGSFSLFPWVLAAYMLAQAVFTPIYGRLADVYGRKPVLLAGASIFLAGSLLAGVAWSMPALIVARAVQGVGAGAIQPITQTIAGDLYPLARRGRISALLSTVWGVSALLGPALGGLLSEFGLWRWIFLLNLPVGIAALVMITVFLRESVERRPGRLDLLGGALLCAGVVAVMTGLQSSDWRAVLAGLALLAAFLRWERHVPEPVIPPWIWRDRALLGSFLGSAAVGMVLIAPTLYLPVYAQTVLGAGAVAAGAVLAVQSIGWPLAAAGAHRLYMRYGFRDTALAGLALIVVSTVMFALLTPASPLVYAGACAFVNGAGLGLVSVSCLVGAQSMVGWERRGAVTGGVVFFRIAGGAIGTAVFAAVANASLLSSGAVASVDEVGGALDLAAGEAVRAALAAAVHHVFLTMIVVAVLGVLAVLVMPSRRETAEGGGEAGDVVPAD from the coding sequence GTGACGCGACGCGGGCCGATCGTGGCCGGGCTCATGCTCAGCACCGCGCTGGCCGCGATGGACGGCACCATCGTGGCCACCGCGGTCCCGGCGATCGTGCGCGACCTCGGCTCCTTCTCCCTGTTCCCCTGGGTGCTGGCCGCGTACATGCTGGCCCAGGCGGTGTTCACCCCGATCTACGGGCGGCTCGCCGACGTCTACGGGCGCAAACCCGTGCTGCTCGCCGGTGCTTCGATCTTCCTGGCCGGGTCGTTGCTGGCAGGCGTGGCCTGGAGCATGCCCGCCCTCATCGTGGCGCGGGCCGTACAGGGGGTGGGGGCCGGGGCGATCCAGCCGATCACGCAGACGATCGCCGGCGACCTCTACCCGCTGGCGCGGCGGGGGCGGATCTCCGCGCTGCTGTCCACGGTGTGGGGGGTGTCGGCGCTGCTCGGGCCGGCTCTCGGCGGCCTGCTGTCGGAGTTCGGGCTGTGGCGATGGATCTTCCTGCTGAACCTGCCGGTGGGGATCGCCGCGCTGGTCATGATCACGGTGTTCCTGCGGGAGTCGGTGGAACGCCGTCCGGGCCGGCTCGACCTGCTCGGCGGGGCGCTGCTGTGCGCCGGGGTCGTCGCCGTGATGACCGGCCTGCAGAGCTCGGACTGGCGGGCCGTCCTGGCCGGCCTGGCGCTGCTGGCGGCCTTCCTGCGCTGGGAGCGTCACGTCCCCGAACCGGTCATCCCGCCGTGGATCTGGCGCGACAGGGCACTGCTCGGCTCGTTCCTCGGCAGCGCGGCGGTCGGCATGGTGCTGATCGCACCGACCCTCTACCTGCCCGTCTACGCCCAGACCGTGCTCGGCGCGGGCGCGGTCGCCGCGGGGGCCGTGCTCGCGGTGCAGTCCATCGGCTGGCCGCTGGCCGCCGCCGGCGCGCACCGGCTCTACATGAGGTACGGCTTCCGCGACACGGCGCTGGCCGGGCTGGCGCTCATCGTCGTCTCGACGGTGATGTTCGCCCTGCTGACACCGGCCTCGCCGCTCGTCTACGCGGGGGCCTGCGCGTTCGTCAACGGCGCCGGCCTCGGCCTGGTCTCGGTCTCCTGCCTGGTCGGCGCGCAGTCCATGGTGGGCTGGGAGCGGCGCGGCGCGGTCACCGGAGGCGTCGTGTTCTTCCGCATCGCCGGCGGGGCGATCGGCACGGCCGTCTTCGCGGCGGTCGCCAACGCCTCCCTGCTCTCCTCCGGCGCGGTGGCCTCGGTCGACGAGGTGGGCGGGGCGCTGGACCTCGCGGCGGGGGAGGCCGTCCGCGCCGCCCTGGCCGCGGCGGTGCACCACGTCTTCCTCACGATGATCGTCGTGGCGGTCCTCGGCGTGCTCGCCGTCCTGGTCATGCCCAGCAGACGGGAGACCGCCGAGGGCGGCGGCGAGGCCGGCGACGTGGTCCCGGCCGACTGA
- a CDS encoding cellulose binding domain-containing protein: MPGKRVSSWLGLISLGAAAALVAAACAGGGSSARHAVTHPPTRHAVTHPPTRQAVAHPPVSPSGCTATVTLVESWPGGYRGTATIGNTGGRPMRDWYIQWIMPRGATLTQAWNGTPMQSGPVAMIHAPAGKPALSPGAGVSDIGFVGAAASPPTFTQITCG, from the coding sequence GTGCCCGGAAAGAGGGTCTCGTCATGGCTGGGTCTCATCTCGCTGGGGGCCGCGGCCGCCCTGGTCGCGGCGGCCTGCGCCGGCGGGGGATCGTCGGCGCGGCACGCCGTCACGCACCCGCCGACCCGGCACGCCGTCACGCACCCGCCGACCCGGCAGGCCGTCGCGCACCCGCCGGTCTCCCCTTCCGGATGCACGGCCACGGTCACCCTCGTCGAATCGTGGCCGGGCGGCTACCGGGGCACCGCGACGATCGGCAACACCGGCGGCCGGCCGATGCGGGACTGGTACATCCAGTGGATCATGCCCCGGGGTGCGACGCTCACCCAGGCCTGGAACGGCACCCCCATGCAGAGCGGTCCCGTCGCGATGATCCACGCCCCCGCCGGGAAACCCGCCCTGTCCCCGGGGGCCGGGGTCTCCGACATCGGCTTCGTGGGCGCCGCCGCCTCACCCCCGACCTTCACCCAGATCACCTGCGGCTAG
- a CDS encoding AAA family ATPase, whose amino-acid sequence MEKRLVELEVENFRSLRSIKLPLGPVNVLIGPNGAGKTNVLKVFRFLADMIRTDLIPAMDEHGGFDEILFRGGESIPDHFRIKLKAAWTPHATLEDSDEYELVVALNDPASQGQLTRFERFKFPGPQGGNEILIRSDAVEVRAVSVRHTPSILDVLRSDAHMRTTGISSLSSGLSTLPRLSEEAGAREVRALASRLGEFRVFDVSVDAARRPSRLLQRGGDSLEDDAANLAAFLLTLRKEDSDAWSRLEEDAVTVLPQLESIDFEYPSGAAREVVVVLHERGLRRPTQLADASYGTIRLLGLLALLYDPRPPALTCVEEIDHGLHPQALELLVERLREASERTQFLIATHSPAFADRLKPEELVICQRQDDGSSAIPALSVQRIIEIVEASEGEPLGELWFAGALGGDL is encoded by the coding sequence GTGGAGAAACGGCTCGTCGAGCTTGAGGTGGAGAATTTCCGAAGCTTGCGGAGCATCAAGCTCCCTCTAGGTCCGGTGAACGTGCTCATCGGCCCGAACGGCGCTGGCAAGACAAATGTGCTGAAAGTCTTCCGGTTCCTCGCCGACATGATCCGCACCGACTTGATTCCGGCGATGGACGAGCACGGCGGCTTCGACGAGATCCTGTTCCGGGGGGGTGAGAGCATCCCTGACCACTTCCGGATCAAGCTGAAGGCAGCGTGGACTCCACATGCCACCCTTGAGGATTCCGATGAGTATGAACTGGTCGTTGCTCTGAACGACCCCGCGTCTCAGGGACAGCTCACCAGATTTGAGCGATTCAAATTCCCAGGGCCCCAGGGGGGTAACGAGATCCTCATCAGAAGCGACGCGGTCGAAGTGCGGGCCGTCTCGGTGCGCCACACTCCGTCAATCCTCGATGTCCTTCGGTCCGACGCGCACATGCGCACCACGGGGATCAGCAGCCTCAGCAGCGGCCTGTCTACCTTGCCGCGGCTTTCGGAAGAAGCCGGAGCGCGGGAGGTCCGTGCCCTGGCCTCGCGGCTCGGTGAGTTCCGCGTCTTCGACGTAAGCGTCGACGCCGCACGGCGACCGTCCAGGCTTCTCCAGAGGGGGGGTGATTCTCTCGAAGACGACGCAGCCAATCTCGCCGCCTTCCTGCTCACGCTCCGAAAGGAAGACAGCGACGCCTGGAGCCGCCTTGAGGAGGATGCCGTCACGGTGCTTCCCCAGCTTGAGTCCATCGACTTCGAGTATCCGTCGGGCGCGGCACGAGAGGTCGTCGTCGTTCTCCACGAACGCGGGCTCCGCCGACCCACCCAACTCGCCGACGCTTCCTACGGCACAATCCGGCTTCTTGGCCTCCTGGCACTGCTCTACGATCCGAGACCCCCCGCGCTGACCTGCGTGGAGGAGATCGACCACGGCCTCCATCCACAGGCACTCGAACTACTCGTGGAGAGGCTCCGTGAGGCGAGCGAGCGGACCCAGTTTCTCATCGCCACCCACTCTCCGGCCTTCGCCGACCGCTTGAAGCCTGAAGAGCTGGTGATCTGCCAGCGGCAGGACGACGGATCCTCCGCGATCCCGGCACTCTCCGTCCAGCGCATCATCGAGATCGTGGAGGCGAGCGAGGGGGAACCGCTGGGTGAGCTGTGGTTCGCCGGAGCGCTGGGCGGCGATCTGTGA
- a CDS encoding patatin-like phospholipase family protein, with translation MRYLVGAEEWPYRPLLIPAVDAETGEAVIWDRHGSASLPEAVAAGIAFPATAPPITIDGRRYIDGALRAGANVDLAGDARVLIVAEPMAHMFGTDGVTAGGGVVVRLVPDAEAIEAFGPDITEFR, from the coding sequence ATGCGGTACCTGGTCGGCGCAGAGGAATGGCCGTACCGGCCGCTCCTGATCCCAGCGGTGGACGCCGAGACCGGCGAGGCGGTGATATGGGACAGGCACGGCTCCGCATCACTGCCCGAGGCCGTGGCCGCCGGCATCGCCTTCCCTGCGACCGCGCCGCCGATCACCATCGATGGGCGTCGCTATATCGATGGTGCTCTCAGGGCCGGGGCCAACGTCGATCTGGCCGGTGACGCGCGCGTCCTGATCGTCGCTGAGCCGATGGCGCACATGTTCGGTACGGACGGTGTCACGGCAGGCGGAGGGGTGGTCGTACGGCTGGTTCCGGACGCCGAGGCGATCGAGGCATTCGGACCGGACATCACCGAATTTCGATAG
- a CDS encoding sulfurtransferase: protein MAALVDPHWLAERLDDPKTVVVEVQYEPDIDEYSTGHVPGARHVFWKDLCWDPDEREFVTPRQAAGILGALGVGPDTTLVLYSGRGQFAVYGHWVFGTLNGHPDVRVLNGGRGAWTRAGFELSTEEPDVAAVPYEPVRAARDDASRIGRDELLGLVGSPDTLLLDGRYPEEYRGERVKPGAGFDHGAERHGRIPGAVNLFFRDLLDERFTIRPPEELERVFRAAGAAPDQTRQVVAYCRLGHRASLLRFTMHELLGWDHVRVYDGSWTEWGSIVGSPIEREAR, encoded by the coding sequence ATGGCTGCCCTTGTAGACCCCCACTGGCTGGCCGAGCGGCTCGACGACCCCAAGACGGTGGTCGTCGAGGTGCAGTACGAGCCCGACATCGACGAATACTCCACCGGGCATGTCCCCGGGGCCCGGCATGTCTTCTGGAAGGACCTCTGCTGGGACCCCGACGAGCGCGAGTTCGTCACGCCCCGGCAGGCGGCCGGCATCCTCGGCGCCCTCGGCGTCGGCCCGGACACCACGCTCGTGCTCTACAGCGGGCGCGGCCAGTTCGCCGTCTACGGCCACTGGGTGTTCGGAACGCTGAACGGCCACCCCGATGTGCGGGTGCTGAACGGCGGCAGGGGAGCGTGGACGCGGGCCGGGTTCGAGCTGTCCACCGAGGAGCCCGACGTGGCGGCCGTGCCGTACGAGCCGGTGCGCGCCGCCCGCGACGACGCCAGCCGGATCGGCCGCGACGAGCTGCTCGGGCTGGTCGGATCACCGGACACGCTGCTGCTCGACGGCCGCTACCCCGAGGAGTACCGGGGCGAGCGGGTCAAGCCCGGGGCGGGCTTCGACCACGGAGCCGAGCGGCACGGCCGCATCCCCGGCGCCGTCAACCTCTTCTTCAGGGACCTGCTCGACGAGAGGTTCACCATCCGGCCGCCCGAGGAGCTGGAGCGCGTCTTCCGCGCCGCCGGGGCCGCGCCGGACCAGACCCGGCAGGTCGTCGCCTACTGCAGGCTCGGCCACCGCGCCAGCCTGCTCCGGTTCACCATGCACGAGCTGCTCGGCTGGGACCACGTCCGCGTCTACGACGGCTCGTGGACCGAGTGGGGCAGCATCGTCGGATCACCGATCGAAAGGGAAGCACGATGA
- a CDS encoding VOC family protein, which produces MAARIDLTLDCTDAQLLAEFWKTALGYVDEPPPAPFETREEWFAQFDLPEDDSVEDGAWLCDPDGVGPRLSILKVPEPKTAKNRLHIDVQVPGHGSADERWERVIAESERLVRAGGNVLEEFDRHHIVMADPEGNEFCVAAASV; this is translated from the coding sequence ATGGCAGCCAGAATCGATCTGACCCTTGACTGTACGGATGCGCAACTCCTCGCCGAGTTCTGGAAGACGGCGCTGGGGTATGTCGACGAGCCTCCGCCCGCTCCCTTCGAAACCCGCGAGGAGTGGTTCGCACAATTCGACCTGCCGGAGGACGACTCCGTGGAGGACGGCGCGTGGCTCTGCGATCCGGACGGCGTCGGCCCCCGGCTCTCCATCCTCAAGGTCCCCGAGCCCAAAACGGCGAAGAACCGGCTTCATATCGACGTCCAAGTGCCGGGCCATGGCAGTGCCGATGAGCGATGGGAGCGGGTCATAGCGGAGTCCGAGCGGCTGGTAAGGGCGGGCGGGAACGTCCTGGAGGAGTTCGACAGGCACCACATTGTGATGGCCGATCCGGAGGGCAATGAGTTCTGCGTCGCCGCGGCCTCGGTCTGA
- a CDS encoding YceI family protein, whose translation MTATSGSTGSAVTSETTPAGWPAAGVWEIDPRHTSVQFTIQHLVVARVRGRFDTVTGSFEVTDPAEGSRLSVGIEAAGVSSGVARRDDHLRSPDFLHAEAFPAITYVSTAVRPGEGSAFTIEGELTLRGVTRPVELAARYLGAHSDGGVPLLAFSATGSVVREDFGVTFNRALEAGGLAIGSRVDIEILLEALPEGTPRHVL comes from the coding sequence ATGACCGCGACCAGCGGCAGCACCGGCAGCGCCGTCACCTCCGAGACCACCCCCGCCGGCTGGCCCGCCGCGGGCGTCTGGGAGATCGACCCCCGGCACACCAGCGTGCAGTTCACCATCCAGCACCTGGTCGTCGCCCGGGTACGGGGCCGCTTCGACACGGTGACGGGCAGCTTCGAGGTAACCGACCCGGCCGAGGGGTCGCGGCTGTCGGTCGGCATCGAGGCGGCCGGCGTCAGCAGCGGCGTCGCCCGCCGCGACGACCACCTGCGCTCGCCGGACTTCCTCCACGCCGAGGCCTTCCCCGCCATCACCTACGTCTCCACCGCGGTCCGGCCCGGCGAGGGCAGCGCCTTCACGATCGAGGGCGAGCTCACCCTGCGCGGCGTCACCCGCCCCGTCGAGCTGGCCGCACGCTATCTCGGCGCGCACTCCGACGGAGGGGTGCCCCTGCTGGCGTTCAGCGCCACCGGCTCGGTGGTCCGCGAGGACTTCGGGGTCACCTTCAACCGCGCCCTGGAGGCCGGCGGCCTGGCCATCGGCAGCCGGGTGGACATCGAGATCCTGCTTGAGGCCCTGCCCGAGGGAACGCCGAGGCATGTGCTGTGA
- the rpmG gene encoding 50S ribosomal protein L33 yields the protein MARNELRPVIKLRSTAGTGYTYVTRKNRRNDPDRLTLTKYDPTLRKHVLFREDR from the coding sequence TTGGCCAGGAACGAGCTACGTCCCGTGATCAAACTGCGGTCGACCGCGGGCACCGGCTACACCTACGTGACCCGCAAGAACCGTCGGAACGACCCGGACCGTCTCACGCTCACCAAGTACGACCCGACCCTCCGCAAGCACGTGCTGTTCCGAGAGGACCGATAG
- a CDS encoding GntR family transcriptional regulator — MGHARHDSAEGRTFADVVARASGGARTAGQLSYDVIRECIITGLLAPGEHLRQEDLAERIGVSRIPVRTALMQLESEGLVSFHPHRGAVVRALTVEQVREIYQLRALVEAHALRKSVARMTSARAARLRELAEVLDGPHEKGTLHGQRTDFYRELYDAGDNPFTIGIIEDLRNVVNRYLVGRHVAHGLRYHRELARLAARGDADAAEEVLRGYLAEYCRRVIETMADEGEPA; from the coding sequence GTGGGCCACGCGCGTCACGACTCCGCTGAGGGGCGCACCTTCGCCGACGTCGTCGCCCGAGCCTCCGGCGGCGCCCGCACCGCCGGCCAGCTCTCCTACGACGTGATCCGCGAGTGCATCATCACCGGGCTGCTGGCCCCCGGCGAGCACCTGCGGCAGGAGGACCTGGCCGAGCGCATCGGGGTGTCCCGCATCCCGGTGCGCACCGCACTGATGCAGCTCGAATCGGAGGGGCTGGTCTCCTTCCATCCGCACCGCGGCGCGGTGGTGCGCGCGCTCACCGTCGAGCAGGTCCGGGAGATCTACCAGCTGCGGGCGCTGGTGGAGGCGCACGCGCTGCGCAAGTCCGTCGCCCGGATGACCTCCGCCCGCGCGGCACGCCTGCGCGAGCTGGCCGAGGTGCTCGACGGGCCGCACGAGAAGGGCACCCTGCACGGGCAGCGGACCGACTTCTACCGCGAGCTCTACGACGCCGGCGACAACCCGTTCACCATCGGGATCATCGAGGACCTGCGCAACGTCGTCAACCGCTACCTGGTGGGGCGGCACGTCGCCCACGGCCTGCGCTACCACCGCGAGCTGGCCCGGCTGGCGGCGCGCGGCGACGCCGACGCGGCCGAGGAGGTGCTCCGCGGCTACCTGGCGGAGTACTGCCGCAGGGTCATCGAGACCATGGCGGACGAGGGCGAGCCCGCGTGA
- a CDS encoding cellulose binding domain-containing protein, translating into MSSASPRPRSEGRQPSLRDWYIQWIMPRGATLTQAWNGTPMQSGPVAMIHAPAGKPALSPGATVSDIGFVGAAASPPTFTQITCG; encoded by the coding sequence ATGAGTTCTGCGTCGCCGCGGCCTCGGTCTGAGGGGCGACAGCCATCGCTGCGGGACTGGTACATCCAGTGGATCATGCCCCGGGGTGCGACGCTCACCCAGGCCTGGAACGGCACCCCCATGCAGAGCGGTCCCGTCGCGATGATCCACGCCCCCGCCGGGAAACCCGCCCTGTCCCCGGGGGCCACGGTCTCCGACATCGGCTTCGTGGGCGCCGCCGCCTCACCCCCGACCTTCACCCAGATCACCTGCGGCTAA
- a CDS encoding VOC family protein codes for MQHTTQLSAHRHHAIDYVELTVTDLEQAKRFYTEAFGWRFNDYGPGYAGIQSPQGEAAPEVGGLRTGQEVRAGGPFLLLYSTDLDRSVEAVKNAGGQVVNGPYEFPGGRRFHFTDPSGNELGVWAEA; via the coding sequence ATGCAGCACACGACTCAGCTATCTGCGCACCGACACCATGCCATCGACTACGTGGAACTCACGGTCACCGACCTTGAGCAGGCCAAGCGCTTCTACACCGAAGCGTTCGGCTGGCGATTCAACGACTATGGGCCAGGGTACGCCGGCATCCAGAGCCCGCAGGGTGAAGCCGCACCCGAAGTGGGCGGTCTCCGCACAGGCCAGGAGGTGCGGGCAGGCGGCCCGTTTCTGCTGCTCTATTCCACCGACCTGGACCGGTCTGTGGAGGCTGTGAAGAACGCGGGCGGCCAGGTGGTGAACGGGCCGTACGAGTTCCCCGGTGGACGCCGGTTCCACTTCACCGATCCGAGCGGGAACGAACTGGGCGTCTGGGCTGAGGCGTAA
- a CDS encoding lytic polysaccharide monooxygenase auxiliary activity family 9 protein codes for MSTLLAVVLVPGQASAHGAMMVPGSRTFFCWQDGLSSTGQIIPINPACGAAVAQSGPNSLYNWFSVLRSDGAGRTRGFIPDGQACSGGNPGYSGFDLPRADWPVTHLTAGAGIQFKYNKWAAHPGWFYLYVTKDGWNPNQALTWDDLESQPFHTADHPQSVGSPGTNDAHYYWNATLPSGKSGRHIIYSVWQRSDSNETFYNCSDVVFDGGNGEVTGVGRPGPTPTPTPTVTPTPTPTPTVTGGPGSGCTATYRTVNSWSGGFQAEVTVANRGSSSLNGWTVNWTLGSGSTVNSLWNATYTTSGSGVTAKNADWNRTIAPNGSTTFGFTGGGTSGSPTLTCTSP; via the coding sequence ATGTCCACCCTGCTCGCCGTCGTTCTCGTGCCCGGCCAGGCCTCGGCGCACGGCGCCATGATGGTGCCCGGCAGCCGCACCTTCTTCTGCTGGCAGGACGGCCTGTCGTCGACCGGACAGATCATTCCCATCAACCCCGCCTGCGGGGCGGCGGTGGCCCAGAGCGGGCCCAACTCGCTGTACAACTGGTTCAGCGTGCTCCGCTCCGACGGCGCCGGACGGACCCGCGGGTTCATCCCCGACGGACAGGCGTGCAGCGGCGGCAACCCCGGCTACAGCGGGTTCGACCTCCCGCGCGCCGACTGGCCGGTGACCCACCTGACCGCCGGAGCCGGGATCCAGTTCAAGTACAACAAGTGGGCCGCCCACCCCGGGTGGTTCTACCTGTACGTCACCAAGGACGGCTGGAACCCCAACCAGGCGCTCACCTGGGACGACCTTGAGTCGCAGCCCTTCCACACCGCCGACCACCCGCAGAGCGTCGGCTCTCCGGGCACCAACGACGCCCACTACTACTGGAACGCGACGCTGCCCTCGGGCAAGTCCGGCCGTCACATCATCTACTCGGTCTGGCAGCGGTCCGACTCCAACGAGACGTTCTACAACTGCTCCGACGTCGTCTTCGACGGCGGCAACGGAGAGGTGACCGGCGTCGGCCGGCCAGGCCCCACCCCGACCCCCACCCCGACAGTGACGCCGACCCCCACTCCGACGCCCACCGTCACGGGCGGGCCGGGGAGCGGATGCACCGCCACCTACCGGACCGTCAACTCCTGGTCGGGCGGGTTCCAGGCCGAGGTGACCGTGGCCAACCGGGGCTCCTCCAGCCTCAACGGCTGGACGGTGAACTGGACGCTCGGCAGCGGCAGCACCGTCAACAGCCTGTGGAACGCCACCTACACCACGTCCGGGTCCGGTGTCACCGCCAAGAACGCCGACTGGAACCGGACGATAGCGCCCAACGGCTCGACCACGTTCGGGTTCACCGGCGGGGGCACCAGCGGCTCCCCCACCCTCACCTGCACCAGCCCCTAG
- a CDS encoding MBL fold metallo-hydrolase codes for MAVRVRAGAAEIVALRDGEHPLNREWHFPDVPAEAWEGQDERPLNFGGYLVLTDGKTVLVDTGWGPYLGPPGGLAAPAGLLSELASAGVTPDDVDLVVFTHLHPDHVGWNLVLEEPVRPRFGNARYLVPRADWEHYRALEQMHPNIVQQALPLEDLGVLELIDDGHRVTPSLRAVALPGHTPGHTGYLLGDRDAFLLGDLAHHPVVLDETGWVQRFDLDPELAVATRELTLARVEEDRTLVGLGHFPHPGLGHVIRKEGRRAWLPL; via the coding sequence ATGGCCGTCCGAGTGAGGGCGGGCGCGGCGGAGATCGTCGCGCTGCGGGACGGCGAGCACCCGCTGAACCGGGAGTGGCACTTCCCCGACGTGCCCGCCGAGGCATGGGAGGGGCAGGACGAGCGCCCCCTCAACTTCGGCGGCTACCTGGTGCTGACCGACGGGAAGACGGTTCTCGTCGACACCGGCTGGGGCCCCTACCTCGGCCCGCCCGGAGGGCTGGCCGCTCCGGCGGGACTGCTGTCGGAGCTGGCCTCCGCAGGCGTCACCCCCGACGACGTCGACCTGGTGGTCTTCACCCACCTGCACCCCGACCACGTCGGCTGGAACCTCGTCCTGGAGGAGCCGGTCCGCCCCCGCTTCGGCAACGCCAGGTATCTCGTGCCCCGCGCCGACTGGGAGCACTACCGCGCCCTGGAGCAGATGCACCCCAACATCGTCCAGCAGGCGCTGCCGCTGGAGGACCTCGGCGTGCTGGAACTCATCGACGACGGGCACCGGGTCACCCCGTCGCTGCGCGCCGTCGCGCTGCCCGGCCACACGCCGGGGCACACCGGCTACCTGCTCGGCGACCGCGACGCGTTCCTGCTCGGCGACCTCGCCCACCACCCCGTGGTCCTCGACGAGACCGGCTGGGTCCAGCGGTTCGACCTCGACCCCGAGCTCGCTGTCGCCACCCGCGAACTCACCCTCGCCCGGGTGGAGGAGGACCGCACCCTCGTGGGGCTCGGCCACTTCCCCCACCCGGGCCTCGGACACGTGATCAGAAAGGAGGGGCGGCGCGCATGGCTGCCCTTGTAG
- a CDS encoding nucleoside phosphorylase-like protein: MNGNSGIVNYGGSMEVSQSAVGHGATVNIPADREKKAANARRADVGVITILTEEARAVHNVLGLERAPSSELPFFDGTVNVRGVATRVAAIRALAQGQRSTMMAFDNLRRHYNPAVVVLTGIGGGIHKDIAVGDVVLATRVVYYDLRKETPDGRQHRGEERETPAAIGHAVHAFFTDYGEPAKFHTTDTDGTIRDYRVLTGPIGSGEAVIADAKSEIIRYLKAFNDKILAVDMEAGGLTQAFHERGGSQTVIGWAVVRGISDDASSKKNDDYHEIAARHAATVLRNLLPYLMIGRT; the protein is encoded by the coding sequence ATGAACGGCAACAGCGGCATCGTCAACTACGGAGGGTCCATGGAGGTCAGCCAGTCCGCAGTCGGGCACGGGGCGACGGTCAACATACCGGCCGACCGCGAGAAGAAAGCAGCGAACGCCAGACGCGCCGACGTCGGGGTGATAACCATCCTCACCGAAGAGGCCAGAGCGGTCCACAACGTGCTCGGTCTAGAGCGCGCCCCAAGTAGCGAACTCCCTTTCTTCGACGGAACCGTGAACGTCCGCGGCGTGGCCACCCGGGTCGCCGCGATCCGCGCCCTGGCTCAGGGGCAGAGGTCGACCATGATGGCCTTCGACAATCTTCGGCGGCACTACAACCCTGCGGTCGTCGTCCTCACCGGGATCGGCGGGGGCATCCACAAGGACATCGCAGTCGGCGACGTCGTCCTGGCCACCCGGGTCGTCTACTACGACCTCCGCAAGGAAACCCCTGATGGACGGCAACACAGAGGTGAGGAGCGGGAAACGCCGGCTGCGATCGGCCACGCCGTCCACGCCTTCTTCACCGACTACGGCGAGCCTGCCAAGTTTCACACCACCGACACCGACGGCACCATACGCGACTACCGAGTGCTCACCGGACCGATCGGCTCTGGTGAAGCAGTGATCGCGGACGCAAAGTCGGAGATCATCCGATACCTGAAAGCCTTCAACGACAAGATCCTCGCCGTGGACATGGAAGCCGGCGGCCTAACCCAGGCCTTCCACGAGCGGGGCGGGTCCCAGACCGTGATCGGCTGGGCCGTCGTACGGGGGATCTCCGACGATGCCAGTTCGAAGAAGAACGACGACTACCACGAGATCGCCGCGCGGCACGCGGCGACGGTCCTGCGCAACCTCCTGCCCTATCTGATGATCGGCAGGACCTGA